A DNA window from Pseudarthrobacter sp. W1I19 contains the following coding sequences:
- a CDS encoding NAD(P)H-quinone dehydrogenase produces MTTHPDFSSPRIAILGGGPGGYEAAMVAASLGAQVTIIERAGLGGSAVLTDVVPSKTLIATADLMTRVAEAGELGVKFDVDGGDFVPVMRADLKHINDRLLNLARSQSKDISDGLAQQGVRILAGSGRLLDDHTIEVLTAEGTETVEADTILLALGAHPRELPTARPDGERILNWTQIYNLDELPEDLIVVGSGVTGAEFASAYNGLGSKVTLISSRDRVLPGSDVDAAVVLEEVFERRGVRVLSRSRAEQVERTDDGVVVTLSDGSKVTGSHCLLCLGSIPNTAGIGLEEAGVAVSESGHIKVDGVSRTTAPNIYAAGDCTGVLPLASVAAMQGRIAVAHFMGDAVTPLKLHQVASNIFTSPEIANVGVSEAEIDSGKYQGDVVKLSLRSNARAKMRNNKDGFVKIFARKGSGTVIGGVVVGPNASELIFPISIAVKQKLHVDDVASTFTVYPSLTGSISEAARRLHVHM; encoded by the coding sequence GTGACTACGCATCCAGATTTCAGTTCACCCCGGATCGCAATCCTGGGAGGTGGTCCGGGCGGTTACGAGGCCGCCATGGTGGCCGCCTCGCTTGGAGCGCAGGTCACCATCATCGAGCGTGCCGGGCTCGGCGGGTCCGCCGTGCTGACCGACGTCGTCCCGTCCAAGACTCTGATCGCCACCGCGGACCTGATGACCCGCGTCGCCGAGGCGGGGGAGCTGGGAGTGAAGTTCGACGTCGACGGTGGCGACTTTGTGCCGGTGATGCGCGCAGACCTTAAACACATCAACGACCGCCTCCTGAATCTGGCGCGCAGCCAGTCCAAGGACATCTCCGACGGTTTGGCGCAGCAGGGCGTTCGCATCCTGGCCGGATCCGGGCGGCTCCTGGATGACCACACCATCGAGGTCCTCACGGCGGAGGGCACCGAGACCGTGGAGGCGGACACCATCCTGCTGGCGCTCGGCGCCCATCCCCGTGAGCTGCCCACGGCCAGGCCTGACGGTGAGCGGATCCTGAACTGGACGCAGATCTACAACCTGGACGAACTTCCCGAAGACCTGATCGTGGTGGGCTCCGGTGTGACCGGAGCCGAGTTCGCGTCCGCCTACAACGGCCTGGGCTCGAAGGTCACACTGATTTCCAGCCGCGACCGGGTGCTTCCGGGTTCTGACGTTGACGCCGCTGTTGTCCTTGAGGAAGTGTTTGAACGCCGCGGCGTGCGGGTTCTGTCGCGGTCCCGCGCCGAGCAGGTGGAGCGCACGGACGACGGCGTGGTGGTCACCCTCAGCGACGGGTCCAAGGTCACCGGCAGCCACTGCCTGCTCTGCCTCGGCTCCATCCCGAACACCGCCGGTATCGGACTGGAAGAAGCCGGGGTAGCGGTGAGCGAGAGCGGCCACATCAAAGTGGACGGCGTCTCCCGCACCACCGCTCCCAATATTTACGCCGCCGGCGACTGCACCGGGGTCCTGCCGCTGGCCTCCGTCGCGGCCATGCAGGGCCGGATTGCCGTTGCGCACTTCATGGGTGATGCCGTCACCCCGCTCAAGCTGCACCAGGTGGCGTCCAACATCTTCACCTCACCCGAGATCGCCAACGTGGGTGTGTCCGAGGCCGAAATCGACTCCGGCAAGTACCAGGGCGACGTGGTTAAGCTCTCGCTCCGCAGCAATGCGCGGGCCAAGATGCGCAACAACAAAGACGGTTTTGTAAAAATTTTCGCCCGGAAGGGCTCCGGAACGGTCATCGGCGGCGTGGTGGTGGGGCCCAACGCCTCCGAGCTGATCTTCCCCATCTCCATCGCCGTCAAACAGAAGCTGCACGTGGACGACGTCGCCAGCACCTTCACCGTGTACCCGTCACTCACGGGCTCGATCTCAGAGGCTGCGCGCCGACTGCACGTGCACATGTAA
- a CDS encoding purine-nucleoside phosphorylase, giving the protein MSTTDFLNTDPFAAARAAADYIAEETGVDRHDVALVLGSGWADAADLIGETTATLSAEEVPGFHAPAVEGHVGTIRSVLTKEGKRALVLGARTHYYEGKGVRAVVHGIRAAAAAGCNTLVLTNGCGGLNENWAPGTPVLISDHINLTAASPLEGATFVDLTDLYSARIRKIARDVDATLDEGVYAQFPGPHYETPAEVQYAKRIGADLVGMSTALEAIAGRHAGMEVFGISLVTNLAAGISPQPLSHQEVIESGQAAGPRISKLLAEIIAKL; this is encoded by the coding sequence GTGAGTACAACAGACTTCCTGAACACGGATCCCTTCGCTGCCGCCCGCGCCGCCGCCGACTACATTGCCGAGGAAACCGGGGTGGACCGCCACGATGTGGCCCTGGTGCTCGGCTCCGGCTGGGCAGACGCCGCCGACCTCATCGGGGAAACCACAGCCACCCTGTCCGCGGAGGAAGTCCCCGGTTTCCACGCTCCGGCAGTGGAAGGGCACGTGGGCACCATCCGCTCTGTCCTGACCAAAGAGGGCAAACGGGCCCTGGTGCTCGGCGCCCGCACCCACTATTACGAAGGCAAGGGCGTCCGCGCCGTAGTCCACGGAATCCGAGCGGCGGCGGCTGCCGGCTGCAACACGCTGGTCCTCACCAACGGCTGCGGCGGCCTGAACGAAAACTGGGCGCCAGGCACCCCGGTGCTGATCAGCGATCACATAAACCTCACCGCCGCCTCGCCGCTGGAGGGCGCCACATTCGTTGACCTGACAGATCTCTACTCTGCCCGGATCCGCAAAATCGCCCGCGACGTGGACGCAACCCTGGACGAAGGCGTCTACGCCCAGTTCCCCGGCCCGCACTACGAAACCCCCGCCGAGGTGCAGTACGCCAAACGCATCGGCGCCGACCTGGTGGGCATGTCCACTGCCCTGGAAGCGATTGCGGGGCGGCACGCAGGCATGGAGGTGTTCGGCATCTCCCTGGTCACCAACCTTGCCGCGGGCATCAGCCCGCAGCCACTCAGCCACCAGGAAGTCATCGAGTCAGGGCAGGCAGCGGGCCCGCGGATCTCCAAACTGCTCGCAGAAATCATCGCCAAACTCTAA
- a CDS encoding phospho-sugar mutase — translation MTSSDADFRLLTEAREWAAQDPDPETSASLLELVRLVEDGSPAARQELEDSFRGTLQFGTAGLRAALGPGPNRMNRAVVRRAAAGLADFLARAVAEASPGTRPRAVVGYDARYNSDIFAAETAAIFTAAGIETFLMPAALPTPLLAYAVRALQCDCGVMVTASHNPPQDNGYKVYLGRHAVRDSGNGAQIVAPYDSEIAARINAVGPLETIALAPGGWTVLDGSVTAGYQQATAALALPEYFPARDLRIVLTPMHGVGGETALAVLNAAGFTDVTLVAEQAQPDPDFPTVSFPNPEEPGALDLALETAERLDADIVIANDPDADRAAVAAKDPDTGAWRMLRGDEVGALLGAHVAARLAAAGGDAGSGSALGGSSHGAFANSIVSSRLLSRIAAAAGYAHEETLTGFKWISRVPGLLYGYEEALGYCVAPELVKDKDGISAAVLIAELAAAAKADGKTVFDTLDELYLQHGLHASDQLSIRVADLGLLDAMMNRLRVSPPESFGSSAVEVFTDLAEGTDKLPPTDGLLYLTRDLTRVIIRPSGTEPKLKCYLEVIHHVGSAAELPEARQAVRAALDEVLRDVSEALGL, via the coding sequence ATGACGTCTTCCGATGCCGATTTCCGCCTGCTCACCGAGGCCCGCGAATGGGCTGCCCAAGACCCGGATCCGGAGACATCGGCGTCCCTGCTTGAGCTGGTCCGGCTGGTGGAAGACGGCTCCCCGGCAGCCCGCCAGGAACTCGAGGACAGCTTCCGCGGAACGCTGCAGTTCGGCACCGCTGGACTCCGCGCCGCACTGGGACCCGGGCCGAACCGGATGAACCGTGCGGTGGTGAGGCGCGCCGCTGCCGGACTGGCGGACTTCCTGGCTCGCGCGGTGGCCGAGGCGTCGCCGGGAACCCGGCCGCGCGCCGTCGTTGGTTATGACGCCCGGTACAACTCGGACATCTTTGCGGCGGAAACCGCGGCAATCTTTACGGCCGCCGGCATCGAGACGTTCCTGATGCCGGCCGCGCTGCCCACTCCCCTGCTGGCATACGCCGTCCGGGCGCTGCAATGCGACTGCGGCGTGATGGTCACGGCAAGCCACAACCCGCCGCAGGACAACGGCTACAAGGTCTACCTCGGCCGCCATGCCGTGAGAGACAGCGGCAACGGTGCCCAGATCGTGGCGCCTTACGACAGCGAAATCGCGGCGAGGATCAACGCCGTAGGCCCGCTCGAAACCATTGCCCTTGCCCCCGGTGGCTGGACAGTCCTGGACGGCTCCGTGACCGCCGGCTACCAGCAGGCTACTGCCGCGTTGGCCCTGCCAGAATATTTCCCTGCCCGGGACCTGCGCATCGTCCTCACCCCGATGCATGGCGTCGGCGGCGAGACTGCGCTGGCCGTCCTGAACGCCGCCGGTTTCACCGACGTCACGCTGGTGGCCGAACAGGCCCAGCCGGACCCGGACTTTCCCACCGTCAGTTTCCCGAACCCGGAGGAGCCAGGGGCGCTGGACCTGGCCCTGGAGACAGCTGAGCGGCTGGACGCGGACATTGTTATCGCCAATGATCCCGACGCCGACCGGGCTGCAGTTGCTGCCAAGGACCCGGACACCGGTGCCTGGCGCATGCTCCGGGGCGACGAAGTGGGTGCGCTGCTGGGCGCCCATGTGGCGGCCCGGCTGGCCGCGGCCGGCGGAGATGCAGGGAGCGGGAGTGCCCTCGGCGGCAGCAGCCACGGCGCCTTCGCGAACTCGATTGTGTCCTCGCGGCTTCTCTCCCGGATCGCGGCGGCTGCCGGTTACGCACATGAGGAAACGCTGACCGGGTTCAAATGGATTTCCCGGGTGCCGGGGCTGCTGTACGGCTACGAGGAGGCGCTGGGCTACTGCGTCGCGCCGGAGCTGGTGAAGGATAAGGACGGCATCTCCGCTGCGGTGCTGATTGCGGAACTCGCGGCCGCGGCGAAGGCTGACGGGAAGACCGTCTTTGACACCCTGGACGAGCTGTACCTCCAGCACGGCCTGCACGCCAGCGACCAGCTCAGCATCAGGGTGGCCGACCTGGGCCTGCTGGACGCGATGATGAACCGGCTCCGGGTCAGCCCGCCGGAATCCTTCGGGTCATCAGCCGTCGAGGTTTTCACGGACCTGGCGGAAGGGACTGACAAGCTTCCGCCCACGGACGGGCTCCTGTACCTGACCCGCGACCTCACCCGGGTGATCATCAGGCCCAGCGGCACCGAGCCCAAGCTCAAGTGCTATCTCGAGGTGATCCACCACGTTGGGTCCGCGGCCGAACTGCCGGAGGCCCGGCAGGCCGTCCGCGCCGCACTGGATGAAGTACTCCGGGACGTCAGCGAGGCGCTGGGTCTGTAG
- the nirD gene encoding nitrite reductase small subunit NirD, which translates to MTATLELGALAAATDEAAPGITAGWHRVCLVDDLEPAWGEAALVAGRQIALFRTGPAEIFAVAHEDPATGAHVMARGILGSRGARPTIASPLHKEVYDLETGECFSTPGLSIAAFSTRVVDGFVEIEL; encoded by the coding sequence ATGACGGCAACACTGGAACTTGGGGCACTCGCAGCAGCCACCGACGAGGCCGCACCGGGCATCACCGCCGGTTGGCACCGCGTCTGCCTGGTGGACGACCTGGAGCCCGCCTGGGGCGAAGCCGCCCTCGTGGCCGGACGCCAGATTGCCCTTTTCCGCACCGGACCGGCTGAGATTTTCGCGGTGGCCCATGAGGACCCGGCCACCGGAGCACACGTTATGGCACGGGGAATCCTGGGGTCACGCGGGGCGCGTCCCACCATCGCTTCGCCGCTGCACAAAGAGGTATACGACCTGGAAACCGGCGAATGCTTCAGCACCCCGGGCCTGAGCATCGCAGCGTTCAGCACCCGCGTGGTGGACGGCTTCGTCGAAATCGAGCTGTAG